In the Candidatus Binatia bacterium genome, one interval contains:
- a CDS encoding crotonase/enoyl-CoA hydratase family protein, translating into MSGTEPAVLFEKRDGVAVVTMNRPEVRNAINPEMLCRLADAWETINEDPEIRVAILTGAGDKAFCAGADLNKLVRMMQGLRPPENEFDERIKNDVSIIYKGLLRNYRVHKPLIAAVRGFCVAGGTELLTTTDIRVASDDARFGLAEVKWSLFPMGGSTVRLPRQIPLCFAMEILLTGEQFSAADALRMGLINKVVPGDQVMPEAWRYAEIIRDNGPLAVQAVKRSVLDGLDLPSDKALEHELELGIPVSMSEDCREGTKAFNEKRKPVFKGR; encoded by the coding sequence ATGAGTGGAACAGAACCAGCAGTGCTGTTTGAAAAGCGCGATGGCGTTGCAGTGGTCACCATGAATAGGCCAGAGGTTCGCAACGCGATCAACCCGGAAATGTTGTGCCGACTGGCCGATGCTTGGGAAACCATCAACGAGGATCCTGAGATTCGGGTGGCGATCCTCACGGGCGCTGGAGATAAGGCTTTTTGTGCCGGGGCGGACCTCAATAAGCTTGTGCGGATGATGCAGGGACTGCGGCCTCCGGAAAACGAGTTCGACGAGCGGATCAAAAACGATGTCAGCATTATCTACAAAGGGTTGCTCCGGAACTACCGGGTACACAAACCGTTGATTGCGGCCGTGCGGGGCTTTTGCGTGGCCGGAGGCACCGAGTTGCTGACGACTACGGATATTCGGGTGGCGAGTGACGATGCTCGGTTTGGTCTGGCCGAAGTGAAGTGGAGCCTCTTTCCCATGGGCGGGTCGACCGTGCGCCTCCCGCGCCAAATTCCCCTCTGCTTTGCGATGGAAATTCTGCTGACGGGAGAGCAATTCTCTGCGGCCGATGCCCTGCGGATGGGCTTGATTAACAAGGTCGTGCCGGGGGACCAGGTGATGCCTGAGGCTTGGAGGTATGCGGAAATCATCCGGGACAACGGCCCACTCGCGGTTCAGGCAGTGAAGCGCTCGGTCCTCGACGGATTGGACTTACCGAGCGATAAAGCGTTAGAGCACGAACTCGAACTCGGGATCCCGGTGTCGATGTCCGAGGATTGCCGCGAGGGGACGAAGGCGTTTAACGAAAAACGCAAGCCGGTCTTCAAGGGCCGTTAG
- a CDS encoding acyl-CoA synthetase, with product MLAHLARIFDLIAQDIGEREALIWRGRRFLYRELADRSKRFAKALLAQGLGCKRERSGLQPWESGQDHIALYLYNGNEYLEAAYGAYFARAVPINVNYRYVEDELLYVLENSTARAIVYHACFAPRVQAVRQKLPQLQFFIQVADDSGEELLPGAVEYEDLLAQHSPDLPPLPYSPDDLYILYTGGTTGLPKGVVWRQEDVFYAGLGGHLPGFPRIETDEQLLELARAGLGGRPVVAAPFMHGAGHWTCFNTFHRGGTVILPDETRHFDPHAVWRAVQEHRADALGLIGDAFALPLLDALKQQRYDTSSIRVLVSTAAVLSPSVREELLRYLPEGVFVIENIGASEAGLQALSFDTRSGYQGIPGYQLRENTVLLNAERTGVLDPNHVRFGPSGDVGWVATKGHIPLGYLSDPEKTRETFPVIGGVRYCVGGDRACYAEDGRVLFLGRESFCINTGGEKVYVEEVERVLKSHPAVYDTLVVGLPDPRWGQRVTAVIVVAPGQRQPTLEEIRAHCATYLAGYKIPRTLVFAPEIVRSPSGKPDYHWARKYALEHSS from the coding sequence ATGTTGGCGCACTTGGCGCGAATCTTCGATCTGATCGCCCAGGATATCGGGGAACGAGAGGCGCTGATTTGGCGAGGTCGTCGCTTCTTGTACCGGGAGCTGGCGGACCGCAGCAAGCGTTTTGCGAAGGCTCTGCTTGCCCAAGGGCTGGGTTGCAAGCGGGAACGGTCTGGCTTGCAGCCGTGGGAGTCAGGCCAGGACCATATCGCCCTCTACTTGTACAACGGGAATGAGTACTTGGAGGCCGCATATGGCGCCTACTTCGCCCGCGCTGTGCCGATCAATGTCAATTACCGGTACGTTGAGGACGAACTCCTGTATGTTTTAGAGAACAGCACAGCCCGCGCGATTGTATACCATGCGTGCTTCGCGCCGCGGGTGCAGGCAGTTCGCCAGAAGCTGCCGCAACTGCAGTTTTTCATTCAAGTGGCGGATGACTCGGGAGAGGAGCTGCTGCCCGGAGCGGTGGAGTACGAGGATCTGTTGGCTCAGCATTCTCCTGATTTGCCTCCCCTGCCCTATTCGCCTGACGATTTGTACATCCTCTACACAGGCGGAACGACCGGCCTACCGAAAGGGGTCGTTTGGCGGCAGGAAGATGTCTTTTATGCAGGCCTGGGCGGCCATTTGCCAGGGTTCCCTCGCATCGAGACCGACGAGCAACTTCTAGAGCTGGCTCGAGCTGGTCTGGGAGGGCGGCCCGTGGTTGCCGCACCGTTCATGCACGGTGCCGGGCACTGGACCTGCTTTAACACATTTCATCGCGGTGGCACGGTCATTCTTCCCGACGAGACTCGCCATTTCGATCCGCACGCCGTTTGGCGGGCGGTTCAGGAGCACCGTGCGGATGCCTTGGGTTTGATCGGCGACGCCTTCGCATTGCCTCTTCTCGATGCGCTCAAGCAACAGAGGTACGATACCTCCTCGATTCGCGTTTTGGTCAGTACGGCCGCTGTTCTATCTCCGTCCGTGCGAGAGGAGCTGCTGCGGTACTTACCGGAAGGCGTCTTCGTGATCGAAAATATCGGCGCGAGCGAGGCTGGGCTGCAAGCGCTGAGCTTCGACACACGTTCAGGGTACCAGGGAATCCCTGGCTATCAGTTGCGCGAGAATACAGTGCTCTTGAACGCGGAGCGTACGGGAGTGCTCGACCCGAATCACGTGCGTTTCGGCCCGTCCGGGGACGTCGGTTGGGTCGCCACCAAAGGTCATATCCCCCTCGGCTACCTCAGTGATCCAGAAAAAACGAGGGAGACCTTCCCTGTGATTGGCGGGGTGCGGTACTGCGTGGGCGGGGACCGTGCTTGTTACGCGGAAGATGGGCGCGTGCTGTTTTTGGGGCGTGAAAGCTTTTGCATCAACACCGGGGGCGAAAAGGTTTACGTGGAAGAAGTCGAGCGCGTTCTCAAGAGCCATCCGGCAGTCTACGACACGCTGGTGGTCGGCCTGCCAGACCCACGTTGGGGCCAACGGGTCACCGCAGTGATCGTGGTTGCTCCTGGGCAGCGCCAGCCCACTCTGGAGGAGATCCGGGCTCACTGCGCAACTTATTTGGCTGGGTATAAAATTCCGCGCACCCTGGTTTTCGCTCCGGAAATTGTTCGCAGCCCGAGCGGAAAGCCCGACTATCACTGGGCCCGAAAGTACGCTCTCGAACACAGTAGCTGA
- a CDS encoding TetR/AcrR family transcriptional regulator, producing the protein METKSTRDVILDVAERQFAERGFRGVSVREIAAEVGLKNQASLYHYFRNKRALYEAVLARGVSTLVELVASGAPTEERTQDHRAVVEATIDRVVDYLVLHPHLPRLIQRAGMDDVQAFRGTLVRLLRPLFQQGIGVLAVAGAPWRREELPHLAAGIYHLIFGYFANSPLLSVVTESNWLDAASLARQRRFLKAAVSELLGFRRSGEVRLLGTVASGQTAVK; encoded by the coding sequence ATGGAGACGAAGTCAACGCGGGACGTGATCCTCGACGTTGCCGAACGACAGTTTGCAGAGCGCGGGTTCCGTGGTGTTTCCGTGCGGGAAATTGCGGCTGAGGTCGGGCTGAAAAACCAGGCCAGCTTGTACCATTATTTCCGGAACAAACGCGCGCTGTACGAAGCGGTGCTAGCGCGTGGGGTATCCACGCTCGTGGAGCTTGTGGCCTCTGGGGCACCTACGGAAGAGCGCACGCAAGACCATCGTGCTGTCGTAGAGGCGACGATCGATCGGGTTGTCGATTACCTCGTGCTCCATCCGCACCTTCCCCGCTTGATCCAAAGGGCAGGGATGGACGATGTGCAGGCCTTTCGAGGGACACTGGTGCGTCTTTTACGTCCGCTCTTTCAGCAAGGAATCGGCGTGCTCGCTGTAGCAGGGGCACCGTGGCGGCGGGAAGAACTGCCGCACTTGGCTGCAGGGATTTATCATTTGATTTTTGGTTACTTCGCTAACTCCCCGCTGTTGTCGGTAGTGACTGAGAGCAACTGGCTGGATGCCGCGTCGTTGGCGCGGCAGCGCCGCTTCCTGAAAGCTGCCGTGAGCGAGCTGCTCGGGTTCCGTCGTTCGGGTGAGGTCCGGCTGCTCGGTACCGTGGCGAGTGGGCAAACAGCCGTGAAGTAG
- a CDS encoding cytochrome P450, which produces MRLEDVDLYNLDLWEQRVPHEMFALLRREAPVFWHKEPKGGPGFWAVTKYADIVHVSKHPRLFSSWRGGTNIFDLAPEELAQTRMMMLNMDPPQHTKYRRLVSHGFTPRRIAELEPHVRELTRQIIDRVAPKGECDFVTEIAAELPLQVIAELMGIPLEDRHLVFEWSNRLIGFDDPEFQTSMEDGKQAAAEMWAYAHTLAEKRRRDPKNDLISRLLHAEIDGERLSEMEFDSFFLLLAVAGNETTRNLISGGMLALFEHPDQKEKLLKHPELLPTAVEEMLRWVSPVICFRRTATEDTEIRGQRIREGEKVVVFYISANRDEEVFERADQFDIARSPNEHIAFGIGEHYCLGSNLARMEIRVMFEEILRRLPDIELAGPPRRLRSNFISGIKSMPVRFTPERRRAVAQA; this is translated from the coding sequence ATGAGACTCGAAGATGTGGATCTCTACAACTTGGATCTTTGGGAACAACGGGTCCCACACGAGATGTTCGCTCTGTTACGGCGCGAAGCGCCGGTGTTTTGGCACAAGGAGCCCAAGGGTGGGCCTGGCTTCTGGGCGGTCACGAAGTACGCGGATATCGTACATGTCTCGAAGCACCCTAGGCTCTTTTCCTCTTGGCGTGGCGGCACCAACATCTTCGATTTGGCTCCGGAGGAGCTCGCGCAGACGCGGATGATGATGCTGAATATGGATCCGCCGCAGCACACGAAGTATCGCCGGCTGGTTAGTCACGGTTTCACGCCGCGTCGGATTGCGGAACTCGAGCCTCACGTCCGCGAGTTGACGCGCCAGATCATCGATCGCGTCGCGCCAAAAGGCGAGTGTGATTTTGTCACGGAGATCGCCGCGGAGTTGCCCCTGCAGGTCATTGCAGAACTAATGGGCATCCCTCTGGAGGATCGCCATTTGGTCTTCGAGTGGAGCAATCGCTTAATTGGCTTTGACGATCCGGAATTTCAGACCTCGATGGAGGACGGGAAACAAGCTGCAGCGGAAATGTGGGCGTATGCCCACACACTTGCGGAAAAGCGGCGGCGGGATCCGAAGAACGACCTGATTTCTCGCCTGCTCCACGCGGAAATCGATGGGGAACGCCTGAGCGAAATGGAATTTGACTCGTTCTTCTTGCTTCTCGCGGTGGCGGGAAACGAAACGACGCGGAATCTGATTTCTGGTGGGATGTTGGCCTTGTTCGAACACCCCGATCAGAAGGAAAAGCTGCTCAAGCACCCCGAGCTGTTACCCACGGCAGTGGAAGAAATGTTGCGCTGGGTCTCCCCAGTGATTTGCTTCCGGCGAACCGCTACCGAGGATACGGAAATTCGCGGGCAGCGCATTCGTGAGGGAGAGAAGGTGGTGGTGTTTTACATCTCGGCGAATCGAGATGAGGAGGTATTTGAGCGTGCGGACCAGTTCGATATTGCTCGTTCGCCTAACGAACACATCGCGTTCGGGATTGGCGAGCATTATTGTCTGGGGTCCAATTTGGCGCGGATGGAAATCCGCGTGATGTTCGAGGAGATTTTGCGTCGCTTGCCGGATATCGAACTTGCCGGCCCACCGCGGCGGCTGCGTTCGAACTTTATCTCTGGGATCAAGTCCATGCCTGTGCGATTCACACCGGAGCGGCGCCGTGCGGTTGCGCAGGCCTAG
- a CDS encoding ferredoxin has protein sequence MKIRIDYDLCEGNAVCMKVAPEVFVVGDDDRAHLVDPNPSEELRAKVELAVRRCPRQALSLEE, from the coding sequence ATGAAAATCCGCATTGACTACGACCTGTGCGAAGGCAATGCCGTGTGCATGAAAGTGGCCCCCGAGGTGTTCGTTGTAGGCGACGATGATCGCGCCCATCTCGTTGACCCAAATCCATCCGAGGAGCTGCGGGCAAAGGTGGAACTTGCAGTGCGACGCTGCCCCCGCCAGGCATTGTCTTTGGAGGAATAA
- a CDS encoding cyclase family protein has product MERIRQLGRELSNWGRWGPDDQRGTLNFITPEVVRRATACVRSGRVFSLGLPLGPDGPQIGQGGRVNPLHFVTALHAGYGSPDGFHYNDDVLLLPLQAATQWDSLAHVYYDGTLYNGVSASAVSSSGAARNGIDAVGNGVLTRGVLLDIARLEGVERLPPGFVIRPEHLEAAEKAERVRVSSGDALLVRTGHITVFTREQNREGYMRQMPGLGLDCARWLHAREVCAVATDTNAVEVIPFEDPSTPLPLHLVCIRDMGLTLGEMFYLEELAEACAADGEWAFLLAAPVLKVRGGLGTPLNPLAVK; this is encoded by the coding sequence ATGGAGCGGATTCGGCAGCTGGGACGTGAGCTATCGAATTGGGGGCGATGGGGTCCGGACGATCAGCGGGGAACACTGAACTTCATCACGCCAGAGGTGGTGCGGAGGGCAACTGCTTGTGTGCGCTCGGGGCGCGTGTTCAGCTTAGGTCTGCCGTTGGGCCCGGATGGCCCGCAGATTGGGCAAGGTGGGCGTGTGAACCCGTTGCACTTCGTCACGGCACTGCACGCTGGCTATGGCTCGCCCGACGGCTTCCACTACAACGACGATGTGCTCCTGCTTCCCCTACAGGCGGCTACCCAGTGGGATAGCTTGGCTCATGTGTACTACGACGGCACGCTGTACAACGGCGTGTCTGCGAGTGCGGTAAGTTCCAGCGGTGCGGCGCGGAACGGGATCGATGCGGTTGGCAACGGCGTACTGACCCGGGGAGTCCTCCTCGACATTGCGAGATTGGAGGGGGTCGAACGCCTGCCGCCAGGCTTTGTCATTCGACCAGAGCACTTGGAAGCAGCGGAAAAGGCGGAGCGCGTTCGCGTGAGTTCAGGGGACGCGTTATTGGTGCGCACGGGGCACATCACCGTGTTTACCCGAGAGCAGAATCGTGAAGGATACATGCGCCAGATGCCGGGCTTAGGTCTGGATTGCGCTCGTTGGCTCCACGCGCGGGAGGTCTGCGCAGTTGCGACGGATACGAACGCGGTTGAGGTCATCCCCTTCGAGGACCCGAGCACTCCCTTGCCCTTGCACCTGGTGTGCATCCGGGACATGGGCCTCACGCTGGGGGAGATGTTTTACCTCGAGGAATTGGCTGAGGCCTGCGCAGCCGATGGGGAGTGGGCGTTTTTACTCGCAGCCCCCGTATTGAAGGTGCGAGGTGGGCTCGGGACGCCACTGAACCCTTTGGCGGTTAAGTAG
- a CDS encoding TetR/AcrR family transcriptional regulator, with protein MTRSPRERAREARLAVYRQHILEAAEQVFAERGFSAASMQEIGRRAALSMGTIYSVFRSKEEVLQALLEARGGEILELVRRAAAREGSATTAFFELLRDYVLYFSERPHFLRMHLRLGAAWMHSPENGTGKRAAVWAEIQRLQASIFARGIAEGIFVEAPPLLLARLFSAVNQTLLANWVEGGMRSDPQHLLEEVEQWIKRLLWR; from the coding sequence GTGACGCGGTCCCCTCGAGAGCGCGCTCGGGAAGCTCGCTTAGCAGTATACAGGCAGCACATCCTGGAGGCTGCGGAGCAAGTTTTCGCGGAAAGGGGGTTCTCTGCTGCCTCGATGCAGGAGATTGGCCGACGAGCCGCTCTCTCAATGGGAACGATTTACTCGGTATTCCGTAGCAAAGAAGAGGTGCTTCAGGCGTTGCTCGAAGCTCGTGGTGGAGAGATTCTCGAACTCGTGCGCAGGGCAGCGGCGCGTGAGGGGTCGGCTACGACTGCCTTTTTCGAGTTGCTGCGCGATTACGTGCTGTACTTTTCCGAACGGCCCCATTTCTTGCGGATGCACCTGCGACTGGGAGCGGCGTGGATGCACAGTCCGGAAAACGGGACGGGGAAGAGGGCAGCCGTGTGGGCTGAGATCCAGCGGCTACAAGCAAGCATTTTTGCCCGCGGTATCGCCGAGGGGATTTTTGTTGAGGCCCCACCCTTGTTGCTCGCTCGGCTCTTCAGTGCGGTGAATCAGACACTATTGGCCAACTGGGTCGAAGGGGGCATGCGGAGCGATCCGCAGCACTTGCTGGAGGAAGTCGAACAATGGATCAAGCGTTTGCTCTGGCGGTAG
- a CDS encoding LLM class flavin-dependent oxidoreductase, with protein MEFGIFSQMHVPPWDDEHSRFMRELEVAEAVEAAGFKYDWAPEHHFLQHYSHQPAPEVFLSWVAARTKRIHVGTAITNITAPVNHPVRVAERIATMDHLSEGRVEFGTGRGSSSAEWAGFCIPSAAETKPMWRESLEQIPRMWQDGVYEYEGKYFRVPPRNVLPKPYTKPHPPLWLACSSPQTFTEAGELGLGALCFTFGTPAEIAHLVRAYKEAIQRCTNPIGGYINNNIAVTTNMFCLPDGDEARYLYANAKVERFTEYFFQWLDSIPRPKGLPKEGPIGPLPPTTPEQLKAGLAAGGRQVGAPEEIIPVIQMYEEIGVDQLIYAPLTLTMDQKHVLRSIETFGKYVLPKFDKDPVHSTVRQREAQLKAKAA; from the coding sequence ATGGAGTTTGGCATTTTTTCTCAAATGCATGTGCCGCCGTGGGATGATGAACACTCGCGTTTCATGAGGGAATTGGAGGTGGCCGAGGCGGTGGAAGCAGCCGGGTTCAAATACGATTGGGCACCGGAGCACCACTTTCTGCAACACTACTCGCATCAGCCCGCGCCGGAGGTGTTTCTGAGCTGGGTGGCAGCGCGGACAAAACGGATCCATGTCGGAACAGCGATTACGAACATCACCGCGCCGGTGAATCATCCCGTTCGCGTGGCGGAGCGCATCGCAACGATGGATCATTTGTCCGAAGGCCGGGTTGAGTTCGGCACCGGTCGTGGCTCGTCTTCAGCTGAATGGGCTGGGTTCTGTATCCCCTCTGCCGCCGAAACTAAACCCATGTGGCGTGAGTCTTTGGAGCAGATTCCCCGTATGTGGCAGGACGGGGTGTACGAGTACGAGGGTAAGTATTTTCGCGTGCCGCCACGCAATGTGTTGCCGAAGCCGTACACGAAACCGCATCCGCCTCTGTGGTTGGCTTGTTCAAGTCCGCAAACCTTTACAGAAGCCGGCGAGCTTGGCCTTGGAGCATTGTGTTTCACCTTCGGGACACCAGCAGAAATTGCCCACTTGGTGCGCGCGTACAAAGAGGCGATCCAGCGCTGCACGAACCCCATCGGGGGTTACATCAACAACAATATCGCCGTGACGACCAACATGTTTTGCTTACCGGACGGGGACGAAGCCCGGTATCTGTATGCGAACGCCAAAGTCGAGCGATTTACTGAGTATTTCTTTCAGTGGCTTGATTCCATCCCCCGCCCAAAAGGCCTCCCGAAAGAGGGCCCGATCGGCCCATTGCCTCCGACGACGCCGGAGCAATTAAAAGCTGGGCTTGCAGCGGGTGGCCGGCAGGTTGGTGCTCCGGAAGAGATTATCCCTGTGATCCAAATGTACGAGGAAATCGGCGTTGATCAGCTCATTTACGCTCCGCTGACCCTGACGATGGACCAAAAGCATGTGTTGCGGTCAATCGAAACCTTCGGCAAGTACGTGCTTCCGAAGTTCGATAAAGACCCAGTTCACAGCACAGTCCGGCAACGAGAAGCCCAGCTCAAGGCCAAAGCAGCATAA
- a CDS encoding aldehyde dehydrogenase family protein, whose protein sequence is MRETVVQQFQPVTADSVLVGGQWVKAERGTYPIIDPATEAVVGYAPHASLDQVREAVAAARRAFDVGPWPRFSPAERARLLRRAADALRKRSEDLVELVVAETGALRAVAVAQQVGAAVARLERYAELAEDPGETPFAPRSVPLRGEERLVAGIAVREPVGVVAAITPFNFPMTNCAGKIGPALACGNTVVVKPAPQDPLAVVEMCRVVAQELPEGVLNFVCGPEADIGQALCADPDVDMISFTGSSAVGRAIQATAGPQMKRVLLELGGKSACIVFADADLEAALGGAMQTWTFHAGQICIAGTRLLIERPIYEQFVTRLVGAARKLTIGDPRDPATVVGPLISAAQRDRVEQWIATGLREGARLACGGQRPAHRTRGFFIEPTLLVDVRNEMSVAREEIFGPVLVAIPFAGEEEAVHIANDSPYGLYGYVWSGNLRRALRVARALRTGTVQINGAPPNPEAPFGGFKQSGIGRDGGRYALSAYSELKFIGWTM, encoded by the coding sequence GTGCGAGAGACGGTGGTGCAGCAGTTCCAGCCGGTCACAGCGGACTCCGTTTTGGTTGGTGGCCAGTGGGTGAAGGCAGAGCGGGGCACGTACCCGATCATCGACCCGGCTACGGAAGCTGTGGTTGGGTATGCTCCCCACGCGAGCTTAGATCAGGTACGGGAGGCAGTAGCCGCAGCGCGTCGCGCATTCGACGTTGGGCCGTGGCCACGCTTCTCTCCGGCTGAGCGGGCGCGACTTCTGCGCCGGGCGGCGGATGCACTCCGGAAACGTAGCGAGGATTTGGTAGAACTGGTCGTTGCGGAGACCGGGGCGTTGCGCGCTGTCGCTGTTGCCCAGCAAGTTGGTGCCGCGGTGGCACGGCTTGAGCGTTATGCGGAGTTAGCCGAGGACCCTGGGGAGACCCCGTTTGCTCCCCGTAGTGTCCCCTTGCGAGGTGAAGAAAGGCTTGTGGCTGGCATCGCTGTGCGTGAGCCGGTGGGCGTGGTCGCAGCCATCACGCCGTTCAATTTCCCCATGACCAATTGCGCGGGAAAGATCGGCCCTGCCCTAGCCTGTGGAAACACGGTGGTGGTCAAACCCGCACCACAAGACCCGTTAGCCGTGGTCGAGATGTGCCGTGTGGTGGCGCAAGAACTCCCCGAGGGTGTGCTGAACTTTGTTTGTGGGCCTGAGGCGGACATCGGCCAGGCACTCTGTGCTGACCCCGACGTAGACATGATTTCTTTTACCGGCAGCTCCGCGGTGGGGCGGGCGATCCAGGCTACGGCAGGGCCACAGATGAAGCGGGTGCTCCTCGAACTTGGCGGAAAATCAGCGTGTATCGTATTTGCCGATGCTGATCTCGAGGCAGCCCTTGGCGGGGCAATGCAGACCTGGACGTTTCACGCTGGCCAAATTTGTATTGCGGGAACGCGTCTGTTGATTGAACGACCGATTTACGAACAGTTCGTCACTCGACTGGTCGGTGCCGCGCGGAAGCTGACCATTGGAGATCCGCGGGATCCTGCTACCGTCGTGGGGCCACTGATCTCCGCTGCCCAACGAGATCGTGTGGAACAGTGGATCGCTACTGGCTTGCGCGAAGGGGCTCGGTTGGCCTGTGGGGGACAGCGGCCAGCGCATAGAACAAGAGGGTTTTTCATCGAGCCGACTCTGCTGGTCGACGTCCGCAACGAGATGTCGGTGGCGCGGGAGGAAATTTTCGGCCCGGTGTTGGTCGCGATTCCATTCGCAGGAGAGGAAGAAGCAGTCCACATCGCCAACGACTCACCATACGGCCTCTACGGCTATGTGTGGAGCGGAAATCTGCGCCGGGCGTTGCGAGTCGCCCGCGCCCTCCGCACAGGCACGGTGCAGATCAACGGTGCGCCACCGAACCCGGAGGCACCCTTCGGCGGATTTAAGCAAAGTGGCATCGGCCGCGACGGCGGCCGGTACGCGCTGAGTGCGTACTCCGAACTCAAATTCATCGGTTGGACCATGTGA
- a CDS encoding Zn-dependent alcohol dehydrogenase, whose amino-acid sequence MIRVRAAVLDKPGGDVSIREVEVRDPGPGEVRVRIRAAGLCHSDLSVIDGTIPYPTPVVLGHEGAGVVEAVGVGVRSVREGDHIIVSTLAHCGRCVACESGRPTQCRHAPSPKESRPFLCDGDAIYQFANASVFAEATLIREESAIPIDARVPFDRACLIGCGIVTGYGAVVNRAKVETGATMAVFGAGGIGLNCIQGGVLAGASIIVAVDVVEQKLAWASEFGATHVVDARREDPVEAIRALCGGVDYAFEAVGSLPVIRQALDSLAPGGTLTIVGVPPVGSQFSFVVHQLYQNKAILGCRYGAARPRVDFPLLANLYLSGRLKIDELVTREYRLEDFHQALADLKVGALARGVFRFDEKA is encoded by the coding sequence ATGATCCGCGTTCGCGCAGCAGTTCTCGACAAGCCGGGAGGGGACGTGAGCATCCGTGAGGTTGAGGTGCGTGATCCGGGTCCGGGTGAAGTGCGCGTGCGCATCCGTGCGGCTGGGCTTTGCCACTCTGACCTCAGTGTGATCGACGGTACAATCCCTTATCCAACCCCCGTGGTTTTGGGGCACGAAGGCGCGGGCGTAGTCGAAGCGGTGGGCGTAGGAGTACGGAGCGTTCGGGAAGGCGACCATATCATTGTTTCCACGCTGGCACACTGTGGCCGTTGCGTGGCTTGCGAATCCGGCCGGCCCACGCAGTGCCGCCACGCGCCAAGCCCGAAAGAAAGCCGGCCGTTCCTTTGCGATGGAGATGCGATTTACCAGTTCGCAAATGCCTCGGTATTTGCCGAGGCGACGTTGATCCGAGAGGAAAGCGCCATTCCGATCGATGCGCGGGTACCGTTTGACCGAGCTTGCCTGATTGGCTGCGGTATTGTCACCGGTTATGGCGCTGTCGTGAATCGGGCGAAGGTGGAAACCGGGGCCACGATGGCGGTGTTTGGCGCGGGTGGAATTGGTCTGAACTGCATTCAAGGGGGTGTGCTTGCCGGTGCGAGCATCATTGTCGCGGTCGATGTTGTCGAACAGAAGCTGGCATGGGCAAGCGAGTTCGGCGCCACCCACGTGGTCGATGCGCGTCGAGAAGATCCAGTGGAGGCAATCCGCGCGCTTTGTGGGGGAGTCGATTATGCCTTCGAGGCCGTGGGCTCGTTGCCAGTGATCCGGCAGGCGCTCGACTCGCTCGCACCAGGGGGAACCCTCACCATCGTTGGTGTTCCACCGGTGGGCAGCCAATTCTCGTTCGTCGTGCACCAGCTTTACCAAAACAAGGCCATCTTGGGTTGCCGTTATGGTGCCGCTCGCCCTCGGGTCGATTTTCCCTTGCTAGCCAACCTCTACTTGAGTGGCCGCCTCAAGATCGACGAGCTCGTCACACGCGAGTACCGGTTGGAAGACTTTCACCAAGCACTTGCTGACTTGAAGGTTGGTGCGCTGGCTCGCGGCGTGTTTCGTTTCGACGAAAAGGCCTGA